In Fibrobacter sp., a single window of DNA contains:
- a CDS encoding GtrA family protein: MVEIKGVLAQLARYLLVGGFAFLVDFGLFAFCLYVLGWHYLLANFIGLVAGLVLNYALSVRWVFSDCKRRLEMRKSAEFAVFAVIGFAGVALNELLMVFLVDSLHGQEMISKMIAAAVVLMWNFGARKLTLFREKKGLT, from the coding sequence ATGGTTGAAATAAAAGGAGTGCTAGCGCAACTAGCACGTTACTTGCTAGTGGGTGGATTTGCCTTTCTAGTGGATTTTGGGCTATTCGCTTTTTGCCTGTATGTTCTAGGGTGGCATTATCTGCTTGCGAATTTCATCGGGTTGGTTGCGGGTCTGGTACTCAACTATGCCCTTAGCGTCAGGTGGGTTTTCTCGGATTGCAAACGCAGGCTTGAAATGCGTAAGTCTGCAGAGTTTGCCGTATTCGCCGTGATTGGTTTTGCAGGTGTTGCGCTTAACGAACTGTTGATGGTTTTCCTGGTGGACTCGCTCCATGGGCAGGAAATGATTTCCAAGATGATTGCCGCGGCAGTTGTTTTGATGTGGAACTTCGGAGCGCGAAAGCTGACCTTGTTCCGAGAAAAAAAAGGATTGACATGA